From the Leptolyngbya sp. O-77 genome, one window contains:
- the sixA gene encoding phosphohistidine phosphatase SixA: MTLELYLIRHGLAGEHGSYANDDERPLTEEGTHKTRQVAERLHQLGIRFDHVLTSPLVRARQTAEILCDAGLGQSLEESRHLTFDGSLQDWLPWFDQWRQTGAKTLALVGHEPCLSEWTERLVWGDVKRNVIFKKAGVVGLLAPQTGTPVGNSQIFWLTPPRFLIL, translated from the coding sequence ATGACCCTCGAACTTTACCTGATTCGTCACGGACTGGCGGGCGAACACGGCAGCTATGCCAACGATGACGAGCGCCCGCTCACCGAAGAGGGCACGCACAAAACCCGGCAGGTGGCTGAGCGGCTGCACCAGCTTGGCATTCGTTTTGATCATGTGCTGACGAGTCCGCTGGTGCGGGCCCGGCAAACGGCAGAGATTCTCTGCGACGCGGGGTTGGGCCAGTCGCTGGAAGAATCGCGCCATCTGACCTTTGACGGCTCTCTTCAGGACTGGCTGCCCTGGTTTGACCAGTGGCGGCAGACGGGAGCGAAAACCCTGGCACTGGTGGGGCACGAACCCTGCCTGAGCGAATGGACAGAACGCCTAGTGTGGGGCGACGTGAAGCGCAACGTTATTTTCAAAAAGGCGGGCGTGGTGGGGCTGCTTGCGCCTCAGACCGGAACGCCCGTTGGCAATAGTCAGATTTTCTGGCTGACACCGCCGCGATTTTTGATTTTGTAG
- a CDS encoding aspartate ammonia-lyase: MKRRVDMADFRIERDSMGEKQIPNAVYYGIQTLRAVENFPISGLKPLPTYVDACLLIKKATAIANGELGCIAEDLSRAIVQAADEVLAGSLRDQFVVDVYQAGAGTSHHMNVNEVLANRALEILGDEKGNYSRVSPNDHVNYGQSTNDVIPTAIRIGGLLALERSLYPALRGAIAALQSKAAEYHDVVKSGRTHLQDAVPVRMGDTFGAWAQILTDHLARLQFAEKDLAVLGLGGSAAGTGMNTHPQYRFRAAEILSTLIGKPLTSAPHLMAAMQSMAPFVAVSGAVRNLAQDLVKISHDLRLMDSGPKTGFKEIQLPPVQPGSSIMPGKYNPVMAEMISQVCFQVMGYDTAIALAAQAGQLELNVMMPMIAYSLIQSIEILGNAIAALTEKGLKGIVVNGDRCRHYAEGSLALVTALNPHIGYLNAAAVAKESLETGKSLRQIVLEKGLMSEADLANVLNLEQMSAMPPAQAEG, from the coding sequence GTGAAACGACGGGTGGATATGGCGGATTTTCGGATAGAACGCGACTCGATGGGGGAAAAGCAGATTCCCAACGCGGTGTATTACGGGATTCAAACCCTGCGGGCGGTCGAAAATTTCCCTATTAGCGGGCTAAAGCCATTGCCAACCTATGTCGATGCCTGCTTGCTGATCAAAAAAGCAACGGCGATCGCCAATGGCGAACTGGGCTGCATTGCTGAAGACCTCAGTCGGGCGATTGTGCAGGCGGCAGACGAGGTGCTGGCGGGCAGCCTGCGCGATCAGTTTGTGGTGGATGTGTATCAGGCGGGCGCGGGCACGTCGCACCACATGAACGTGAACGAAGTGCTGGCCAATCGGGCGCTGGAAATTTTGGGCGACGAAAAGGGCAACTACAGCCGCGTTAGCCCGAATGATCACGTCAACTATGGGCAATCGACCAACGATGTGATTCCTACTGCCATTCGTATTGGCGGGTTGCTGGCGCTGGAGCGATCGCTCTATCCGGCGCTGAGGGGGGCGATCGCCGCTCTCCAGTCCAAAGCGGCGGAATATCACGATGTGGTGAAGTCGGGTCGGACGCACCTGCAAGATGCCGTCCCCGTCCGCATGGGCGACACCTTTGGCGCATGGGCGCAGATTTTGACGGATCATCTGGCGCGGCTCCAGTTTGCCGAAAAAGACCTGGCCGTGCTGGGTCTGGGCGGCAGCGCAGCCGGAACGGGCATGAACACGCATCCGCAGTATCGATTTCGCGCCGCAGAGATTCTCTCCACGCTGATCGGCAAACCGTTGACCTCCGCCCCGCACCTGATGGCGGCAATGCAGAGCATGGCTCCCTTTGTGGCGGTGTCTGGTGCGGTTCGCAACCTGGCGCAAGATTTGGTGAAAATTTCCCACGATCTGCGGCTGATGGACTCTGGCCCCAAAACCGGGTTTAAAGAAATTCAGCTTCCGCCGGTGCAGCCTGGTTCATCGATCATGCCGGGGAAATACAACCCCGTGATGGCGGAAATGATTTCCCAGGTGTGTTTTCAGGTGATGGGCTATGACACGGCGATCGCCCTTGCGGCCCAAGCCGGACAGCTCGAACTGAATGTGATGATGCCGATGATCGCCTACAGCCTGATCCAGAGCATCGAGATTTTGGGAAATGCGATCGCCGCCCTGACTGAAAAGGGACTGAAGGGCATCGTGGTCAATGGCGATCGCTGTCGGCATTATGCCGAAGGCAGCCTTGCCCTGGTAACGGCGCTCAACCCGCACATCGGCTATCTCAACGCAGCGGCGGTGGCCAAAGAATCGCTAGAAACCGGAAAATCCCTGCGGCAAATTGTGCTGGAGAAAGGATTGATGAGCGAGGCAGACCTGGCGAATGTCCTCAATCTGGAGCAAATGAGCGCCATGCCCCCTGCCCAAGCCGAGGGGTAG
- a CDS encoding tetratricopeptide repeat protein, whose product MSQTQNQVNQVDSIQDRVQNPGIPDQAQEHTQEHTQDLNTWLDQGMALYGVGRYEGAVARFDRLLQQQPDHPEAWMKRGFALHALEYDEEAIASFERALKLKPKNALAWHGKGIALARLERYEEAIASFDKAVKFDPTDAKAWYNRGYAQNRLYRYREAIASFDKVVELRPNNYRAWYNRGLALGALRRYEEALTSLETAVTIKPTCHYAWSYRGIVLVKLERFEEAIASFDQSLQCKEDNPEAWYGKACARSLQGDLERTLRNLHRAVVLSPNLYRVMAQTDTSFDNVRHSPEFQALLGG is encoded by the coding sequence ATGAGTCAGACGCAAAATCAAGTTAATCAGGTTGATTCTATTCAAGACCGAGTGCAAAACCCAGGGATTCCAGATCAGGCTCAAGAGCACACACAAGAGCATACGCAAGATTTAAACACCTGGCTTGACCAGGGCATGGCGCTCTACGGGGTTGGCCGGTATGAGGGCGCGGTGGCTCGGTTTGACCGTTTATTGCAGCAGCAGCCCGACCACCCGGAAGCCTGGATGAAGCGGGGCTTTGCGCTGCACGCGCTGGAATATGACGAAGAGGCGATCGCCAGCTTTGAGCGGGCACTAAAGCTCAAGCCCAAAAACGCACTGGCCTGGCACGGCAAGGGCATTGCGCTGGCCCGGCTAGAGCGCTATGAAGAAGCGATCGCCAGTTTTGACAAAGCGGTGAAGTTTGACCCGACCGATGCCAAAGCCTGGTATAACCGGGGCTACGCCCAAAATCGGCTGTATCGCTATCGAGAGGCGATCGCCAGTTTTGACAAAGTGGTGGAACTGCGCCCCAACAACTACCGCGCCTGGTATAACCGGGGGCTGGCGCTGGGGGCACTGCGCCGCTACGAGGAAGCGCTGACCAGCCTGGAAACGGCCGTTACCATCAAGCCGACCTGCCACTATGCCTGGAGCTATCGTGGCATTGTCTTGGTCAAGCTGGAGCGGTTTGAAGAGGCGATCGCCAGCTTTGACCAGTCGTTGCAATGCAAAGAAGACAACCCAGAAGCCTGGTATGGCAAGGCGTGTGCCCGCAGCCTCCAGGGCGATCTGGAGCGCACCCTGAGAAATCTGCATCGCGCCGTGGTTCTCAGCCCCAATCTCTACCGCGTGATGGCGCAGACGGATACCAGCTTTGACAATGTGCGCCATAGTCCAGAGTTTCAGGCACTCCTGGGCGGTTGA
- a CDS encoding endonuclease/exonuclease/phosphatase family protein yields the protein MRVRIGTFNAENLFARFQFKEDLPYEELPEKWTASVTRCIPFSNGKERITAEAMGALRADILGLQEIEGMDTLKQFVRQFRSLMPDYPYKLVIDGNDRRLIDVGLLSRFPFRTIRTHQFDRAPSGHLIFSRDCLEVDLELPDRKPLTVFVNHFKSMHEGREETMHIRKIQTQRVVQILHERFGADPGAATWVILGDFNDYLPSLGLEPLLSQPWLENVIERLHPDQRWTHFFSRGEEYHQLDYILLSRSLAEANPQALPYIERRGLPKRAERTAVQRFNGVGSSDPKASDHCPVVIELEI from the coding sequence ATGCGCGTCCGCATCGGTACGTTCAATGCTGAAAACCTGTTTGCCCGATTTCAGTTTAAGGAAGACCTGCCCTACGAAGAGCTTCCCGAAAAGTGGACTGCCAGCGTGACGCGGTGCATTCCGTTTTCAAATGGCAAGGAGCGGATCACGGCGGAAGCGATGGGGGCGCTGCGGGCAGATATTTTGGGACTGCAAGAAATTGAAGGCATGGATACGCTCAAGCAGTTTGTCCGCCAGTTTCGTTCGCTGATGCCCGACTATCCCTACAAGCTGGTCATTGATGGCAACGATCGCCGTCTGATTGATGTCGGTCTACTCAGCCGCTTTCCCTTCCGCACCATTCGCACGCATCAATTCGATCGCGCTCCCAGCGGCCACCTGATCTTTTCCCGCGACTGCTTGGAAGTAGACCTCGAACTGCCCGACCGCAAACCGCTGACAGTGTTTGTTAATCATTTCAAATCTATGCATGAGGGGCGCGAGGAAACCATGCATATCCGCAAGATCCAGACCCAGCGCGTTGTGCAGATTTTGCATGAGCGGTTTGGGGCCGATCCGGGCGCGGCAACCTGGGTGATTTTGGGCGATTTTAACGACTACCTGCCGTCGCTGGGGCTAGAGCCGCTGCTCAGCCAGCCCTGGCTGGAAAACGTGATCGAACGGCTGCATCCTGATCAGCGCTGGACACATTTCTTTTCGCGGGGTGAGGAATATCACCAGTTGGATTACATCCTTCTGTCGCGATCGCTCGCCGAAGCCAATCCCCAGGCGCTTCCCTACATTGAGCGGCGCGGTCTGCCCAAACGAGCCGAACGCACCGCAGTCCAGCGGTTCAACGGCGTAGGCAGCAGCGACCCCAAAGCGTCTGACCATTGTCCGGTGGTGATTGAGCTAGAAATTTAG
- a CDS encoding lipid-A-disaccharide synthase-related protein, with the protein MKLLCLSNGHGEDAIALRILRALRHRADLEGRVADIVALPLVGEGHAFSQSGIPVIGPVKQLPSGGFVYMDGRQFAKDLRGGLLQLTLSQLRVVREWAKQGDLILAVGDLVPLLFAWWSGASYAFVGTAKSEYYLRDEAGLLPRTSWFERMESWSGSVYLPWERWLMGRRRCRAVFPRDSLTSEVLSRWKLPVYDLGNPMMDDLEPMGIDFAIPDEALVVTLLPGSRVPEAYRNWEILLDAAQSLVTGLDQPVTFLAAIAPYLDLAILHQALQARGWQLTNPAPVPPLAYCQEKATLLLTTAFNGCVNRGDVAMAMAGTATEQVVGLGKPALIFPGEGPQFTYAFAEAQTRLLGPSVILVEQPDQAAEAVRSLLQDPDRLQLIAENGRRRMGRPGASDRIAACLLSQGLGVGRPG; encoded by the coding sequence ATGAAGCTACTGTGTCTGAGCAACGGCCACGGAGAAGATGCGATCGCCCTCCGCATTCTCCGGGCCCTGCGGCATCGGGCAGATCTGGAAGGCCGTGTGGCAGATATCGTGGCGCTGCCGCTGGTGGGCGAAGGTCATGCCTTTTCCCAAAGCGGCATTCCTGTAATTGGCCCAGTCAAGCAGCTCCCCTCCGGCGGCTTTGTGTACATGGATGGGCGGCAGTTTGCCAAAGACCTGCGCGGCGGGCTGCTGCAACTCACCCTCAGCCAGCTTCGCGTGGTGCGCGAGTGGGCGAAGCAGGGCGACCTGATTTTGGCGGTGGGCGACTTGGTGCCGCTGCTGTTTGCCTGGTGGAGCGGCGCATCTTACGCTTTTGTGGGCACGGCGAAATCAGAATATTACCTGCGAGACGAAGCCGGACTCTTGCCCCGCACCTCCTGGTTTGAGCGGATGGAAAGCTGGTCGGGATCGGTCTATTTGCCCTGGGAGCGCTGGCTGATGGGGCGGCGGCGCTGCCGGGCGGTGTTTCCTCGCGACAGCCTCACTAGCGAAGTGCTGAGCCGCTGGAAGCTGCCTGTGTATGACCTGGGCAACCCGATGATGGATGATCTGGAACCGATGGGGATTGACTTTGCGATTCCCGACGAGGCGCTGGTGGTGACGCTGCTGCCGGGGTCGCGGGTGCCTGAAGCCTATCGAAATTGGGAAATCTTGTTGGATGCGGCGCAATCGCTGGTGACAGGACTCGACCAACCTGTGACCTTTTTGGCGGCGATCGCCCCTTATCTTGATCTGGCAATCTTGCACCAGGCATTGCAGGCTCGCGGCTGGCAGTTGACGAACCCTGCCCCCGTACCGCCGCTCGCCTATTGCCAGGAAAAAGCGACATTGCTGCTGACGACGGCCTTTAATGGCTGCGTCAACCGGGGCGACGTGGCGATGGCGATGGCGGGCACGGCTACGGAACAGGTGGTGGGATTGGGCAAGCCCGCGCTGATCTTTCCGGGCGAAGGACCGCAGTTTACCTACGCCTTTGCCGAAGCCCAAACCCGTCTGCTGGGGCCGTCGGTGATTTTGGTCGAACAGCCCGACCAGGCAGCCGAAGCCGTGCGATCGCTCCTGCAAGACCCCGATCGCCTGCAACTAATCGCCGAAAACGGTCGCCGCCGCATGGGGCGACCCGGTGCGAGCGATCGCATTGCTGCCTGTCTGCTGAGTCAGGGGCTAGGCGTTGGGAGGCCGGGGTGA
- the dapF gene encoding diaminopimelate epimerase — protein MAIAFTKYHGLGNDFILVDNRQQPEPRITPEQAVEWCDRHFGIGADGVIFALPGQDGTDYTMRIFNSDGSEPEMCGNGIRCLARFIADLEAAETGSPRPVYKIHTLAGLITPRLEADGQITVDMGQPRLLAGEIPTTLATPEEKVINLPLEVAGQTWAVTCVSMGNPHCITFVDDVAAIPLEAIGPQFEHHPAFPKRINTEFIQVVRPDYLKMRVWERGAGITLACGTGACASLVAAVLNAKSDRRATVELPGGPLLIEWSETDQHLYMTGPAQKVFSGTAL, from the coding sequence ATGGCGATCGCATTTACGAAATATCACGGGCTGGGCAACGACTTTATTCTGGTAGACAATCGGCAGCAGCCAGAGCCACGCATCACCCCAGAGCAAGCAGTGGAGTGGTGCGATCGCCACTTTGGCATCGGCGCAGATGGCGTAATCTTTGCGCTGCCAGGGCAAGACGGCACCGACTACACCATGCGAATTTTCAACTCCGACGGCTCGGAGCCGGAGATGTGTGGCAACGGCATCCGCTGCCTGGCCCGCTTTATTGCCGACCTGGAAGCCGCCGAAACCGGATCGCCGCGCCCAGTCTACAAAATTCACACGCTGGCGGGACTGATCACGCCGCGCTTGGAAGCCGATGGGCAGATCACGGTGGATATGGGGCAGCCCCGGCTGCTGGCGGGCGAAATTCCCACGACGCTGGCCACGCCGGAGGAAAAGGTGATCAACCTGCCGCTGGAAGTCGCCGGACAAACCTGGGCTGTGACCTGCGTCAGCATGGGCAATCCGCACTGCATCACGTTTGTAGACGATGTGGCGGCGATTCCGCTGGAGGCGATCGGGCCCCAGTTCGAGCATCATCCAGCTTTTCCCAAGCGGATCAACACCGAGTTTATTCAGGTGGTGCGCCCCGACTATCTGAAGATGCGCGTGTGGGAGCGGGGCGCGGGCATTACGCTGGCCTGTGGGACGGGGGCCTGTGCGTCGCTGGTGGCGGCGGTGCTAAATGCCAAGAGCGATCGCCGCGCGACAGTGGAGCTTCCGGGCGGGCCGCTGCTGATCGAGTGGTCGGAGACGGATCAGCACCTTTATATGACGGGCCCGGCGCAAAAGGTCTTCAGCGGCACGGCGCTATGA
- a CDS encoding Hfq-related RNA-binding protein, with protein sequence MSIELETGLPSVRQIQTLIREEREVELKLITNDLITGKMRWQDPHCVCVVDHYDQQTVIWRSAIVYMKPKL encoded by the coding sequence ATGAGCATTGAACTAGAAACAGGCCTACCCAGCGTCCGTCAGATCCAAACCCTAATCCGCGAAGAGCGCGAAGTAGAACTCAAACTCATTACCAACGACCTGATTACGGGCAAAATGCGGTGGCAAGACCCGCACTGTGTCTGCGTGGTCGATCATTATGACCAGCAAACGGTCATCTGGCGCAGCGCAATCGTCTATATGAAGCCGAAGCTGTAA
- a CDS encoding DUF4335 domain-containing protein has product MTIQRQYTLPNCKLVVEGLSDGATATAPRPVVSMVTNAECHFAGQPKPISGGRAFLEDLAITASNYAQGILSGVPHPHTQPGQGELVSLERVEPDLHRLTVKPDSFVGEANGGGSSAPVQIDLRTVQLFDLVEAIDQFLADSQTLPEFALQLAPVSRRYAVTHEPMTKQVVPAAIGLAGLAAAAAALFFLPIPERRPEAAEDAATPAPLVSPASPAASPPTGLPTPLASPVPVESPSPVQSPDTTISDSASAASPSPAASPENASPETGGSVGEALVNANEITEPEQLDRLKTQLRDRLDDAWSQRPTFTEDLVYQVSVAENGDILGFRYMNNAAVQYAHQTPLPDLQYRQTNRSVEPNALFRVVFTPGGVVQVSPWHGRPPE; this is encoded by the coding sequence ATGACGATTCAGCGGCAATATACCCTGCCCAACTGCAAGCTGGTGGTAGAAGGGCTAAGCGACGGAGCGACTGCCACAGCGCCGCGTCCCGTCGTGTCGATGGTGACCAATGCCGAGTGCCACTTTGCCGGACAGCCAAAACCAATTAGCGGCGGCCGGGCGTTTTTGGAAGATCTGGCGATCACAGCCAGCAACTATGCCCAGGGCATTCTCAGCGGCGTGCCCCATCCCCACACCCAACCAGGACAAGGGGAATTGGTGTCGCTGGAGCGAGTCGAGCCGGATTTGCATCGGCTGACGGTTAAGCCGGATTCGTTTGTGGGTGAGGCAAATGGCGGTGGGTCGTCGGCTCCGGTGCAGATTGATTTGCGGACGGTGCAGCTTTTTGACCTAGTGGAAGCGATTGACCAGTTTTTGGCCGATAGTCAGACCTTGCCAGAGTTTGCCCTCCAGCTTGCGCCCGTGTCGCGCCGCTATGCGGTGACCCATGAACCCATGACCAAGCAGGTCGTGCCCGCTGCGATTGGGCTGGCGGGCTTGGCGGCGGCGGCAGCGGCACTGTTCTTCTTGCCTATCCCAGAGCGTCGTCCCGAAGCTGCTGAGGATGCAGCCACGCCCGCACCCTTGGTCAGCCCTGCGTCTCCCGCAGCCAGCCCGCCGACAGGTTTGCCCACGCCGCTGGCTTCGCCCGTCCCGGTCGAAAGCCCTAGCCCAGTTCAGAGTCCAGATACTACCATTTCGGACAGCGCTAGTGCTGCAAGTCCTAGCCCCGCTGCTAGCCCTGAAAATGCTTCTCCGGAGACGGGTGGCTCAGTAGGCGAAGCCCTGGTCAATGCGAATGAGATTACCGAGCCGGAGCAACTGGATCGACTCAAGACCCAACTGCGCGATCGCCTCGATGATGCCTGGTCACAGCGGCCTACCTTTACCGAAGATTTGGTCTATCAAGTCTCGGTGGCAGAAAACGGCGACATCCTGGGCTTTCGCTATATGAACAATGCCGCCGTGCAATATGCCCACCAAACGCCGCTGCCCGACCTACAATATCGGCAGACCAATCGCTCTGTGGAACCTAACGCCCTCTTTCGCGTGGTGTTTACGCCAGGCGGCGTGGTGCAGGTGAGTCCCTGGCACGGAAGGCCGCCCGAATAG
- a CDS encoding DUF3038 domain-containing protein, which yields MQVQTPPDQSIPPILGTLPDIEVPGETVPRRARVQLDLLLLAIEALDLGGSEALLITASDLNLQSIVKNRVGLWRLRSANPLRRYGSQRKTMTQAEGKAMVLVICNLARRLTGVIRQLLLAHQQLSDRNLSVEHHFRLSEYLERFRAHFRARMNPRRAAVLLYDTDEKLNDLALGLLRQLLFCTGTAGPQRLWTSLFDGEVA from the coding sequence ATGCAAGTACAAACCCCGCCCGATCAATCCATTCCTCCCATCTTGGGAACCCTGCCCGACATTGAGGTTCCTGGTGAAACCGTTCCCCGGCGGGCGCGGGTGCAGCTTGACTTACTGCTGCTGGCGATCGAAGCGCTAGATCTGGGGGGTTCGGAGGCGCTGCTGATTACCGCTAGCGATCTAAATCTGCAAAGCATTGTGAAAAATCGCGTCGGGCTGTGGCGACTCCGCAGCGCCAACCCGCTGCGACGCTATGGCAGCCAGCGCAAAACCATGACGCAAGCCGAGGGTAAGGCAATGGTGCTGGTGATTTGCAACCTGGCGCGGCGACTGACGGGGGTGATTCGGCAACTGCTGCTGGCGCATCAGCAATTGAGCGATCGCAACCTTTCGGTAGAGCATCACTTCCGCTTGTCGGAATACCTGGAGCGCTTTCGGGCCCACTTTCGCGCTCGCATGAACCCGCGCCGCGCCGCTGTGCTGCTCTACGACACCGACGAAAAGCTGAATGACCTAGCGCTGGGGCTGCTGCGTCAGCTTCTCTTCTGTACGGGCACAGCCGGCCCCCAGCGACTTTGGACGAGCTTGTTTGATGGAGAAGTGGCATGA
- a CDS encoding DUF427 domain-containing protein — MPKATWNGAVLAESDRCVVVEGNQYFPPDAIQSEYFQPSDTHTTCPWKGVASYYNIVVDGQVNKDAAWYYPAPKDAAKEIAGHVAFWRGVKVEV; from the coding sequence ATGCCCAAAGCAACTTGGAACGGAGCCGTGCTAGCCGAGAGCGATCGCTGCGTGGTGGTTGAAGGCAACCAATACTTCCCACCCGATGCCATCCAGTCTGAATACTTTCAGCCCAGCGACACCCACACGACCTGCCCCTGGAAAGGCGTTGCCAGCTACTACAACATCGTGGTCGATGGCCAGGTCAACAAAGATGCCGCCTGGTATTATCCAGCGCCGAAGGATGCCGCTAAGGAAATTGCAGGACATGTCGCCTTTTGGCGCGGCGTGAAGGTCGAAGTTTAA
- a CDS encoding AMP-dependent synthetase/ligase — protein sequence MTAAVSTAAPSRKSPFSEMQAVPELFARCAQQPELANLTAVHDPHSTPEIKLTYAELYQQILQFAAGLQALGIQEGDRVALFSDNRPRWLIADQGIMTAGAIDAVRGSQADPGELRFILDNSEAVAMITEDAATLKKVSPKLDDLPLQTVILLTDETLEAPGLEILNFSQVLELGKDRAVQPPAQRTRATLATLMYTSGTSGVPKGVMLSHGNLLSQVEGAATVVEPQPGDRVLSILPIWHCYERTFEYFIFAHGCTQIYTNIRFVKKDLKEFRPQFMVGVPRLWESIYEGIQKQFRDQPEKKQKLVNFLLKQSDRYVKANRTLQGLNLDNLNPSPLDKLKAMGEVAITSPIYLLADRLVFQKVRDGIGGQIKFVVSGGGSIAEHLEDFFEMAGIPILGGYGLTETSPITHVRRVRHNLRGADGQALPYTETRIVNPETRQDLPQGQQGLILIRGPQVMQGYYKNPEATRKAIDPDGWFDTGDLGWMTQWGDLIITGRAKDTIVLTNGENIEPQPIENAIIRSVYIDQVMLVGQDQRMIGALVVPNLETLESWAATQGEAVRNADGTINLESKPVQDLIRQELTQAVQNRPGFRPDERIGPFRILSEPFTVDNGLLTQTLKVRRNVVMERYSSMIESMFA from the coding sequence ATGACTGCCGCCGTGTCTACTGCTGCCCCATCACGCAAATCACCCTTTAGCGAGATGCAAGCGGTTCCTGAACTGTTTGCCCGCTGCGCCCAGCAACCGGAGCTTGCCAATCTGACCGCTGTGCATGATCCCCACAGCACGCCAGAAATAAAGCTGACCTACGCCGAGCTATATCAGCAGATATTGCAATTTGCCGCAGGGTTGCAGGCGTTGGGCATTCAGGAGGGCGATCGCGTCGCATTGTTTTCCGACAACCGCCCCCGCTGGCTGATTGCCGACCAGGGCATTATGACCGCCGGGGCAATCGACGCGGTGCGCGGCTCCCAGGCAGACCCAGGTGAACTGCGGTTCATCCTCGACAACAGCGAAGCCGTGGCGATGATTACCGAAGACGCGGCCACGCTGAAGAAAGTCTCGCCCAAGCTGGATGACCTGCCGCTGCAAACGGTAATCCTGCTGACGGACGAAACGCTGGAGGCTCCGGGGCTGGAGATTCTCAACTTTTCGCAGGTGCTGGAACTGGGCAAAGACCGCGCTGTGCAGCCGCCCGCCCAGCGCACCCGCGCCACGCTGGCCACGCTGATGTATACCTCCGGCACCTCCGGCGTGCCCAAGGGCGTGATGCTGAGTCATGGCAACTTGCTGTCGCAGGTTGAAGGCGCGGCGACGGTGGTCGAACCGCAACCGGGCGATCGCGTCCTTAGCATTCTTCCGATCTGGCACTGCTACGAGCGCACGTTTGAGTACTTCATCTTTGCCCACGGCTGCACGCAGATCTACACCAACATTCGGTTTGTCAAAAAAGACCTGAAGGAGTTTCGTCCACAGTTTATGGTGGGCGTGCCGCGCCTGTGGGAGTCGATTTACGAAGGCATCCAGAAACAGTTCCGCGACCAGCCAGAGAAAAAGCAAAAGCTGGTGAATTTCTTGCTCAAACAGAGCGATCGCTACGTCAAAGCAAACCGCACTCTGCAAGGACTCAACCTAGACAACCTCAACCCCTCGCCCTTGGACAAGCTGAAGGCCATGGGCGAAGTGGCAATCACCTCTCCGATCTACCTGCTGGCGGATCGGCTGGTGTTTCAAAAGGTGCGCGATGGCATTGGCGGTCAGATCAAGTTTGTCGTCAGCGGCGGCGGCTCCATTGCCGAGCATCTGGAAGACTTTTTTGAAATGGCGGGTATTCCAATTTTGGGCGGCTACGGACTGACGGAAACCTCGCCTATTACCCATGTCCGCCGCGTCCGGCATAATCTGCGCGGAGCCGATGGACAGGCGCTACCCTACACCGAGACGCGCATCGTCAACCCGGAAACTCGCCAAGATTTGCCCCAGGGACAGCAGGGCTTGATCCTGATTCGCGGCCCCCAGGTGATGCAGGGCTATTACAAGAACCCCGAAGCTACCCGCAAGGCCATCGACCCAGATGGCTGGTTTGACACAGGCGACCTAGGCTGGATGACACAGTGGGGCGACTTGATTATTACCGGCCGCGCCAAGGACACGATTGTTCTCACGAATGGCGAAAACATTGAGCCGCAGCCCATCGAAAACGCCATCATCCGCAGCGTGTATATTGACCAGGTGATGTTGGTGGGACAGGATCAGCGGATGATTGGGGCGCTGGTGGTGCCCAATCTGGAAACGCTGGAATCCTGGGCAGCGACTCAGGGTGAGGCGGTGCGAAATGCAGACGGCACAATCAACCTGGAGTCGAAACCCGTGCAGGACTTGATTCGTCAGGAATTGACCCAGGCAGTGCAAAATCGACCAGGCTTCCGCCCGGATGAGCGGATTGGGCCGTTCCGCATCCTCAGCGAGCCGTTTACGGTGGACAATGGGCTGCTGACCCAGACGCTAAAAGTGCGCCGCAACGTTGTGATGGAACGCTATAGCAGTATGATCGAATCGATGTTTGCCTGA
- a CDS encoding YlqD family protein, with amino-acid sequence MDPSQSYLLLKRAVNVKAVVTPRWKEEKQQQLQLQIDQLDEQKQQLETQEQRMMAEMRKQIIRPDDPAIAQQMNNFQLQVNQRKSEILERRNQVLLQLQQVQLLDMDQEVSEGLVEGFCRVEMGDNLIRKMQIEVLLRDGIVEEIRGEL; translated from the coding sequence ATGGACCCCTCCCAATCCTACTTGCTCCTCAAACGCGCTGTGAACGTCAAAGCTGTGGTCACCCCCCGCTGGAAAGAAGAAAAGCAGCAACAGCTCCAACTTCAAATCGACCAGCTTGATGAACAAAAGCAGCAGCTTGAAACCCAAGAGCAGCGCATGATGGCGGAAATGCGAAAGCAAATTATTCGCCCTGACGATCCGGCGATCGCCCAACAAATGAACAATTTCCAACTCCAGGTCAACCAGCGCAAAAGCGAAATCCTGGAGCGTCGCAACCAGGTGTTGCTGCAACTTCAGCAGGTGCAGCTTTTAGACATGGATCAAGAAGTCAGCGAAGGGCTGGTGGAAGGCTTCTGTCGCGTCGAGATGGGCGATAACCTGATCCGCAAAATGCAGATCGAGGTGCTGCTGCGGGACGGCATTGTGGAGGAAATTCGGGGAGAGCTTTAG